DNA sequence from the Cottoperca gobio chromosome 2, fCotGob3.1, whole genome shotgun sequence genome:
CATTCTTACCCTCTAAGcccttttttctgtttcacacATCCCAAAGCTGTGTCTTATCTGTGAAGCAGAAGAAACAGACTCAACTGTCAGGAAAGATAACGTTTTGCTGGACAGGGGGATATGTTTAGTCCAATACAGAAGATGAGTgactctgtatgtatgtttaggtaagtaaaaaaaaaaaaggaatgttaAACATGGTAGATATCTGCCTTAAACTActtaaagacaaaaaagaacTGAATGCATCGATAAATAAGCTAATGCTAAGTTAATATTTGAAATACTGTAAAAAGAGATCATTTAGAATTTctttaaaagcagaaataacacattcttctaaataaaaagttgaattcataagcaataaaacacTGCTACATCCTCAGCCTACTGTATGTCTGGTTTGACCAGTTGTTTATGATTGCtaaatgttagctaatgttagcaaacgtTAGCTAATTATTGTTTAAGATTGTGCTCTATTACAGTCATTACTTAGCCAGTGTGcctactttgtgtgtgtgtgtgtgtgtgtgtgtgtgtgtgtgtgacagtgcagCAGTAGAGTGGACAGTGTAGCTTTCTAGCTTAACTAAAAGAGTTCCCCAGTAGCCTAATAGTTAGCCTATATTACCATATACCTGCAGCGTTGGCTAACAACAACTAGCTAAATGCACTTTAATAATTATCAAGTATTattaacaaatgtatttgtattttttacttttattacattttgacaGTTACAGGGCTTGTACAATATTCAGTTTTGAGAGTAAATTTGGGCCGTAACATGTGACAATGTGACGAAAATATGTCATATTGGAATATGGTAGTCTTACTTTTTAATTCTAATTGACAAAACTCATTGCATTatcagttaaaaacattattgtaatgtaatgtgcgTTAATGGAGCTGTATGTGGGGATCGCACTGAGCTGTTTGCATTCATTGAAGAGAAACAGGAGAGGCAGGAGTGAAATTGGGATGCTGACTCCTGTAAAATCACCCGCTGCACTCTGTGTCACAAACACCCAACTGTCATTGTTTCAGAGACTTTGGCTGCGAAACATCATTTGTCTGCCGTGAGTCCTGCTAGTGTTACAcggtgtgagtgtgtttgtgtctttatttggTGAAATACACAAGAATTCAAATTTTATACATTGtaagtttgacctttttaaatgttttgtatgttcATGTTTTAGTCACTGCTGTTACTGGTTTATGAATACAGCCCGAGTTAGTGCCAACCATACCCATGGACTGTAAATAAGAAGTAGACGTAGacgtagtcactgtgacgtcactcATTGGTTTGTGGTAGGCCTGTACCGTTTTGAaaccttgagtttggcattttggccttTGCCATCTTGTTTGATTTGCAGCCATTAATGATCATATTTGGACGAGAAGGTGTAACTGGGGAGGAGCGAGGCCAGGTGGGGCCAGGTAGCCTACGGTTAGCATAGCAAACACTAGCATTAGCTGGTAATATTGGTTAGCAAGGTGCATCTATAATTCAAGTTAACATGTCCATCACAaagtagccccgccctaaagcataccctgcttaaCGTCTATTTTCTAAATGGGACCATGATTTACAAAGTGAACATCCTGCTGTGTTAAAAAGAAGACGTGAATCTAACGTTTTAGACCGtgaactcattaggaaaatgttcactgaggtaataaatcaagtgagaagtaggatcattttctcatagacttctatacaatcggacttctttgTGGTGTCACCctctgctggccattagaaagaatgcagggtTAATGCTCtttcacattggcttcacttttcagacctggagtttgcaattgttattatcattacatTCCCGTCACAGAGCTAAGCATCACATTTTCAGGTTGTGAAAGCaataagtttattttattagctGAACTGCCAAATTATCTTTATCTCAAAGCAAGACGAGTTCCCTTCATCATAAAGTAattgactgacacacacacacacacactgctgggaGGTGGGAATGCCGGTGACTTGCATGTCTGTACGTGCTCGACGCAGTGTGTGTGATCCACAGTCCAACATCAGTGGGCGTTGCAGGAGGGTTGATGGGAGGCTACATAAGAAGTTTAGTGCCGTGGATGTGGACAGGGGTCacaagtgtctctgtgtctttttgCTGAAGGATTCAGTTAGAGAAGGGACCCgaagtcaacacacacagcaaccaTGGAAGGTAAGTCCCAGTGGATCACTCAGGAACCCATCCTTACATTTTGGGATTTTGCAGGTGTTAGAGTTATATGTGTCAGTTTATATCATGCGTTgcaacatttcatttttgtatttgcttCATGCATATGAGCTTATGcttaaaaaataattgacaaaAATGTATACTAAACCAGCTATATGTTTTTCTCCAGTTAGTcatatttcacttttatatattttcttcaagaaaaaagaaaatcagtttaCATAATGTGTCCTCTGTGATTTCTGCAGACAAGGACGAGGTGAAGAAACCCAAGCAAAAAAGTGTAAGTCCAACTGTTATAGTCTGTAGCATTTATGAAAATTCACATAGTTATTGTTTACTGCTCTCATACCGACAGGATGGAATTTTTAATATACAAATTATAATCACAATcatggaataaaaaataaataaatccaattCCATGTATTGAAGTGATTGATTACAGAATACCTCACTTAAGGTCTTGTTGAATGCAATGTAAGTTATTAGCATGTACTGTTATTGAAAGTTATACTTGCTGTGCAGACAAACTTGTTCAGTCTCCATCCTGAAGTTGTTCCTTTCCTTCCAACAGGCTGCTATCTGTGGTTATCCAGTGAGCATCTTTTTCATCGTGGTCAATGAGTTCTGCGAGCGTTTCTCCTACTATGGCATGAGAGGTGAGCTGGTTTCTACTGGATCTGATGCACTTTATACAGTTTCCTTTGAGTCCTGAGACTAATGTATTCATACTTTAAGAAGTGGATTTACTCATGTACTTTACTAAAGTATcattttgttgaataaaaagttagaaagtataaagtagaataaaaatggaaagtatctcaaaattgtatttaagtattatttgattaaatgtacATTCCACCATGATAAACTgtccaacaataaaaaaatataaaaatataaaaaatataatatatataataaataaagcgGCCATTTTTCAGCATATTGTGTACGTTTACTTTTAACACTTTAAGCTCATAATGTTAATATACTTTTACATGAGTGATattttttgaatgcaggatttttaCGCTACTAAAGTAAAATGGCTGAATAATTCTTGCATCCCTCTCCACCTCATTTTGACTTTCTCCcatttctcctccttcctcctgtcCACGTGCAGCCGTGCTCGTgctgtactttaagtacttccTGAAGTGGGACGATGACTTCGCCACCACCATCTACCACACCTTTGTGGCTCTCTGCTACCTGACACCCATCCTGGGAGCCATTGTGGCGGATTCATGGCTCGGCAAGTTCAAGTGAGTTTCAAATCCTGCAGATTTTCTATCCTGACAACCACGTGAAAAATGCACCAGAATTCATAAACTGTAACAAGCTGTACTTACTGATAGAGTAGCAGAGATGGGGTTAAAGTATATCTCACAGAATCAGCTGTTAAATTCCATCCTTGGATCCTTGACCCTTGTGTATCTTATCATTATCTGAACCTGTGCAcgtgtcctcctccctctgcacaGGACGATTGTTTACCTGTCCATCGTTTATGCGCTGGGACAGGTTATCTTGGCAATAAGCGCTATCCATGACATCACAGATGCAAACAGGGACGGCACCCCCGACAACATAACCGTACACATGTGAGTTGCGcaccaaaacaacaaatacacaagtgCGAATATGTACTGACACTGTGTCTGTGCCGTGCTTTCTCCTCAGAGCTCTGTCTATGTTGGGTTTGATCCTCATTGCCCTGGGGACAGGAGGAATCAAACCCTGCGTGGCTGCCTTTGGTGGAGACCAGTTTCTAGACCATCAGGTTCTCTcaagcacgcacgcacacacacacacacacacacacacacacacacacacacacacacacacacacacgtggcaGGGGAGACAAGATAACATGAGCACCTCTACAATCTCTTGAAACCCAGTAAAACAGCAATAAATACTATGTAactgtgtcatttattttttttaaaggaaaatagACACAGTGTTCTAATTTCTCCACATACACTTACAGTTTACTTATATTTATGAAAGGCCAATCTCGTAATTCTGAGATAGTATGTCATGATTATGAGACGCAGAAGTCATAATTAGGAGagtttttctttcataaaaaggaaaacaaaattcAGTTTTTCCAGGACACTTCATAAGAATTACTTGGATAATTGTGGGATTATTTCAGACCTGTGAAATAAAGTGCGACTGAGATTTATTTTACCATGAAGGAACACGTCATTCTTAATTGTATATGGTACAATATACCCTTATGTACATACATGCAGGACCCGAGTATTATCATTCTCTCTTTACACACAGCGTACATGCAATTACAAAGCAGACTCCCTCCGCTATCAGTAGCATCTTGTCAGCACTTTTTGTATCTAGGTAGTTGTTTATTAACTAATAATAACCACAGGTACATCCATCTCCGACTTTATTACACTGTTCAAGGCCAGGGACAAAGATTACCCCATAATATAAATGAGCATCAGTGCATCAAATCACAAAAATTAGCATCAGTGCTTTTTGTCCAGGTCTGACTTTCCATGTGTCCAACAGGAGAAGCAGAGAAGCaccttcttctccatcttctaCCTGTCCATTAATGCTGGCAGTCTGCTGTCCACCGTCATCACCCCCATCCTCAGAGGTACGCCAGCGTTGGTCACATGGCATACAATACACCCACGACTTCCCCTGTTGAATTGTAAcacgtgtgtgtgctgtgtgtgctgtgtgtgtctgtgtgtgctatGGGTTCCAGCTCAGCAGTGTGGTATTCACACCAAGCAGCAGTGCTACTCGCTGGCCTTCGGCGTCCCCGCTGCTCTCATGGTGGTGGCTCTGAGTAAGacgtcattttattttttaaatgtgtctgtccTGAGGAGATTACTGCTACTTTTATTActaaaacattaatacattatgAATTAACTTAGAATAGTTTGTCACAACTCATAAGGACTTTATTATCCcttgtacatttttaatatttatggtGCGTATATAAGTTAATGATATTCTAACAATGACCTCCTTTGATTTTGATCATTTCCTGTTGCTGTTTtgacaaaaagtcaaatgttaaaatatttggtgtgtgtgtgtgtgtgtgtgtgtgtgtttccccgCAGTTGTGTTCATTGTTGGAAATCGCATGTACATTAAGACCCCCCCTCAAGGCAACATCATGGTGAAAGTCTGCAGTTGCATCGGGGTaagatgaaacattttgttcatCCAAAAGCTTTTTATCTTCACATTTATTCAACCTCTAACTTTATAAACCTTCTGCTACAGTTAAGTTGACAAAATGCATTCCAGTGAGAGCAAAAGATCACATTGAAAtgtccctctctgctctctgtagTTTGCTATCAAGAACCGCTTCAGGCATCGTGCTTCTGAATTCCCGAAGAGAGACCACTGGATGGACTGGTCTGAGGAGAGATTCGATGTAAGTGCAGCACAAGTAATAATacagcaacaataataataaacagttcAACCAGTGCTGTAAGAATCATCATCATCCCTCTCTATGTTTGTCTCCAGAAACTCCTGATCGCCCAGGTGAAGATGGTGCTGAAGGTGCTGTTCCTCTACATTCCTCTGCCCATGTTCTGGGCTCTCTTTGACCAGCAGGTACCTATCTCCTCAAACTTATTTTAAGAATGTAGCccctttaaaatattgtttcagCCAAGTACCCACTAACCATTGCactgcatcttttttttaataagttgCACTTACAATTAAGATGGAAACACAGAATGCTTTCtccattttctgttttcttgctGTATTTCTGCAAAGTTACAAAGTTGACAGTTTACAGCAGTTAAAGATTGCTTTGAACATAAGAATATTGAGTTTAAAGTGAGGGTATTACTACACCATTTGAGAAACAGTGTCTACAGACGAGCTGTGTCTCCTCTCCAGGGCTCCAGATGGACCCTCCAGGCCACCACCATGAACGGCAACTTTGtaagttttgtttttccctttttggcTTCGTCCCACCTTGTGAGCGCAAACCACAGAAAAGAGTTTTAAATAACATtctgtctcctttctttctccaacAGGGGTTTCTCACAATCCAGCCCGACCAGATGCAGGTACGACACTTGTGTAATTACACTTTACTCACTTTGCTGTTGTGTTTCTTGTCCTCGTGCCTGTATGCTGTTAACCTACAGTACAGAACAGGCTTTTAAAGAGAGACTCGCCTTCTTCCCACCAGACTGTCAACCCTATCTTGATCCTGATTCTGGTACCGATCATGGACAGTTTAATCTACCCGCTGATTTCCAAGTGCAAACTAAACTTCTCGTGAGTTTACTTTTCTGTTCTCTGGAGTCTGGGTTGACTTTGTATCTACATGTTGCAGAACTTATTTTGCAGGACAAACTCTATAAGCTATAAGTCTAATCATTTTGTTGATTCAAGTGTCAGGCTGCCAGCAACCCAAAATACAAGAACAATGACACATGtggctaaaataaataatgaactaTAGGACAGTAATATTCTTTTCACTcattatacacacaaacagcagacaaatgTAAGGAATAAAACTATAATACAGTCTATTTAGCTCTTTCGTTTCTTTCCaattagacattttattcagaaaCAGCACCCTCATAATTATATGTCAACTGTAATAAagtgtgttataaaccatttattaatttgttataTGCTGCTTATAATTGCTAAATAGATAGAATAAAGTGAGACAATTTTGGCCTCCTAAAAAACATTGTTCCATGTGACTGaatacgtgtatgtgtgtgtgtctgtgtgtgtgtgtgtgtgtgtgtgtgtgtgtgtgtgtgtgtgtgtgtgtgtgtgtgtgtgtgtgtgtgtgtgtgttctgcagtcCGTTAAAGAGGATGACTGTGGGGATGTTTTTCGCTGCTCTTGCGTTCGTCGCTGCTGGCCTGATCCAGCTACAGATTGATGTGAGTGTAACgcacataaaaacatacattctGCAACTTAAACACGCGATACCTTATGAGGcacaattcacacacacatacaattcTATTCCTCTTCTAGCAAACCCTGCCACAGTTCCCTTCAAACACTGAAGGACAAGTGAAGTTCATCAACATGATTAACAGAACGCTGGATGTCAGAGCCGGAGACAACGCATTTACCTTGCAGCCTTTCACGGTATTCCACCAAACATAAGACTCATAATCTAAATCTACTAAAACTAAGTAGGTGTGTaagtcaacacacacataatgataTTGACTTATCTTTTCTCCTACAGGCCAATGATGAATACCTGACCTTTGATGATTCATTTCTTCTGGATCTGGGGTCTAATAGCAATTCCACAGAGAGTTTAGTGGACAGCAATCGGACTACCTCCGTCATCATTCAGGATGGGTCCATACCCAGGACTATACGGGTGAGTACACCCACCAACTGAAATACACAAAAAATGTTGGCATGTCAGTTTCCCTCGTTACAAGCATAGTGTctcttcaaaataaacttctgtATATGATTACGTTAAGGCAACAAAAGGGCTTTGTTAGGCTAAGGAAAACATTGTGGGTTCAGTTAAATAACTAGCGTTAAGTACGTAAGTTAGAGAGTAAGGTAAAGTAAGTCAACTTCTGCAGCTCATTAAGCAGCATGTGAACGCCACTTAGGTCCCGTTAGATGTTGGTGTTGATCTCAATATCACTGCTGGACTAAACACTGACGTCCATAGCGTGTCAGCTGAAGCAGAAGTTTGTTTACTTCCTCTCTTGGTCCCCTGCTGGAGCTCAGCCTGCCAGCtgctgtcatttttattttttaaattggctTTATTTGACTGCAGAAACAGATAACTAAATGTGATTTCAGTACTTTAATTCTGTTTCTACTGTAACAGTATGTGTTTCAGAAACAGaattaatacatacatacatacatacatatatgtatatatatatatatatatatatatatatatatatatatatatatatatatacatacatatatatatatatatatatatatatatatatatatatatatatatatatatatatatatatatatatatacatatatacatacagtccTTTATCCATGGATTAAGTACAGAGTACAAAGATGTGGAGGCTCtaaagtttttctttctttttccagtTCAATGACATCAAAAAAAAGCCGGAACAGGGCACTAATGCTATCAGGCAAGTTTCAAATTGTtatagaaatgtttcaatatttaGAAATTGGCTGTTTAGGCTACTCATAGTTCTCAATCAAAGACAGAATCAAGCTGGTTATGTGGAGACACGTtacataaagagaaaataattgcaTGCATGAATTGAGAAAGGGTGTGTTTAGTTTTCAATGTGTTTAATCTTATTTCAAGTGTTACATTAACACTGCAAACTTTAGCTCAATTCTGATTTATGTTTCAGTCAAGAGCTACTTTTAACTACATCCATCAGCAAAAACTAATCAGATTTGGGTCAAAGTCCCTCTGCAGTGTGAACGTAGACTTATTCTCACAGGACTGTCTCACCTCTTGTGTTGTGAATTCTCCTTCCGCAGATTTTTCAATGGATTTGGCTCAGTTTTGAACGTAATGTCAGGTGACCTAACCTTTGGGAACATCACCACCAACAACATGTCACTCTACGTCACGTTACCGCAGGGACTGTAAGCCTGATTTCATTACACACGTCACATGCAGCTCCACGAGAGGAAAGTCTGACTGCTGTTTGTCTTCTTATCATCAGTGCAGAGTTCAGCATCAAGGATACTGCTGGACTGGAAGAGTGCGTTTACAAACAAGAGCTGGGCTTCGGCAGCTCCTTCACCTTGCTCATCCCGCCAACTTTCCAATTTGGACAAAACGTAATTACATTTTGAGTTACAATATAGCTCGAATGTAACTTTTTAAAATTTTATCGAGGTAACACATGTTGGCTTTGTCCTGCAGTGTGAACAGAGCATCCGATCAGTGATGGACATCAAGCCCAACACCATCCACATGGCCTGGCAGATCCCTCAGTATTTCCTCATCACTGTAGGAGAGGTGGTGTTCTCCGTCACCGGCCTGGAGTTCTCCTACTCACAGGTACACGCTGCTTTCCTCACATATCTCACAATTGAtgtaatcatttttattattgtttgttttgttttattacaatcTCCCTTTGCTCTCCAGGCCCCCAGCAACATGAAGTCTGTGCTGCAGGCTGGTTGGCTGTTAACAGTTGCCGTAGGTAACATCATCGTGCTCATTGTCGCTGAGGCCGCGACGCTCGGAGATCAGGTGGGTGGATTCTATATGAACCATAAGGAGACGCACGCCGTCCTCACTGACCGTCACAAACTGGCTGTAGTAGGCTTTAGTTAAAGTCGTAACGCCACAGTGTGGAAATGCTCtgttacaagtcctgcattcaaaattcaaaggtaaaagtacaaaagtaaaagtaatgtatatgtatatgtatatgtatatgtatatatatatatatatatatatatatgcatatatatatatacatatatatgcatatatatatacatatatatatatatatatacatatatatatacatatatacatatatgtatgtatatatataaacacatgtatatatatatatacacatatgtatatatataaatatgtatatatgtatatatatatatatatatatatacatatatacatgtatatatgtatatatatatgtatatatatatacatatatatatacatatatacatatgtgtatatatacatacatatgtatatatacatatatatgtatatatatgtatatatgtatatatacatatatatgtatatatgtatacatatacatatatatgtatatatacatatatatgtatatatgtatacatatacatatatatgtatatatacatatatatgtatatatgtatacatatacatatatatatatacatatatacatatatgtatgtatatatatataaacacatgtatatatatatatatatacacatatgtatatatataaatatgtatatatatgtatatatatatatatatatatatatatatacatatatacatgtatatatgtatatatatgtatatatatatacatatatatatacatatatacatatgtgtatatatacatacatatgtatatatacatatatgtatatatatgtatatatgtatatatacatatatatgtatatatgtatacatatacatatatatgtatatatacatatatatgtatatatgtatacatatacatatatatgtatatatacatatatatgtatatatgtatacaatatacatatatatatatatatacatatatatatatatatatatatatacaacatacatatgtatatatatatatatacatatatatatatatatatatatatatatatatatacatacatatgtatatatatatatatatatatatatatatacatatacatatgtgtatatatatatacatatacatatgtatatatatatatatatatatatatatatatatacatatgtatatatatatacatatacatatgtgtatatatatatatacatatgtatatatatatatatatacacatatacatatgtatatatatatacatatacatatacatatgtatatgtatatataatatatatacatatacatatgtatatatacatatacatatgtatatatatatatatatatacatatgtatatatatatacatataacatatgtgtatatatatatatacatatacatatgtatatatatatatacatatgtatatgtatatatatatacatatgtatatatatatatacacatatgtatatatatatatacatatacatatatatacatatatatatatacatatacatatatatacatatgtatatatatatatacacatatatatatatatatatacatatacatatgtatatatatatatatacacatatacatatgtatatatatatatacatatacatatgtatatatatatatacatataatatatactataatattattatactgaATCTAAAGCTGTAAAAAGgacaagtacctcaacattaTACTtaatatttgagtaaatgtacttaattattGTTCCCCACTGATAATAACACAGGTTCATATTCAACATCTTCCATCtgactctcagcaagaaagtgatttcccagaatgctctTCCCTTCCGTTTACCTCCAAatgaacactgtgtgtgtgtttctcttcactAGTGGGCTGAGTACATCCTCTTCGCCTCTCTGCTGTTGTTAGTGTGCATCATCTTTGCCTTCATGGCCCATTTCTACACCTACATGGACCCGGCCAAGATCGAAGCCCAGTTTGCCCAGAAGGAGcctgaagagaaggagaagaggaagagtgtgGAGATGAGCCGGAAGGACTCGGTTGAGAACCGCAGCAAGCGCAGGAGTTCCGACTCCAGCTCTGACGAGGAGGAACCCAAACAGACGACGTTCTAAAGCGACGCTCCTCTCCGGCTTCACAGGTGCTGCTCCGTTGTGTTTCACGGACATGTGGTGGTTAGAGTGAATGGAGGACCTGAGTGAAACAGTGCTGACTGAGCTCTTGGTGGACAGTGTGTAGTGAAGGATCATGGCAGAGATCATTCAAACACTACTTTGTTTTTTAGGTTACTCATAAAATTTAAAACCCTGGATCTTTATCGGTTAGTAATTGatgcttttgttgttgtaaactAGTTTAGAAACAAAAAGGACCTGAAGATGTTGCacatacaatacacatacaAATCAACCATTCcaacatacatatttatttccaAGCAGtgttttgtaatatattgtgttataaatatatatatgatgttcTAATGTGCTCCAGGGTAAAAATCGAACAATCATATTCAAACTCAGACTTCCTCTGGGCCTGGGAGGATATTATCTTGTGATAATGGCTTCAATAAAGATCAGTAAACATGTGTACGCTATGGCATTGTGTTAAACACCTTTTCTGTTTCTGAATGCACAATCTGACCATTTGTTTCTGCATCTTATCATTTTAACACACATCCAGTGACGGCATCACGACAGGgaaatctttctctttttacaattcagcctctaTATTAAGTCTATAATAAGCCGTGTGGCCAAAAATAAAGCCGTTCAGAgccttaaagggccagtgtgtagtatttaggcCGATatattagcagaaatggaatataatattcattagTGTATAAAGAATGTAGAGAATCATTGTGTCTTCGTCACCTTAGAAGGAGCTCGTCATATCGacccgccatgtttctacaagAGCTCCGAATGCTCCTCCGACACTACTTAACTGCATAttgataatgtaataataaaaagaaaagacctGCACGACACAAAGTCCTCAGTTAGCATTAGATCTTTATTTCTCATGTCACTTTGAAAGCTTACAAGGAGCTCACATTTAACTTGGGAATTCTCAAATGACACAAGCAAAGATTATATACAGTACTATAAACTGTCAGCTATGATAAAGGAGACCAAATGTACACATTT
Encoded proteins:
- the slc15a1b gene encoding solute carrier family 15 member 1b → MEDKDEVKKPKQKSAAICGYPVSIFFIVVNEFCERFSYYGMRAVLVLYFKYFLKWDDDFATTIYHTFVALCYLTPILGAIVADSWLGKFKTIVYLSIVYALGQVILAISAIHDITDANRDGTPDNITVHIALSMLGLILIALGTGGIKPCVAAFGGDQFLDHQEKQRSTFFSIFYLSINAGSLLSTVITPILRAQQCGIHTKQQCYSLAFGVPAALMVVALIVFIVGNRMYIKTPPQGNIMVKVCSCIGFAIKNRFRHRASEFPKRDHWMDWSEERFDKLLIAQVKMVLKVLFLYIPLPMFWALFDQQGSRWTLQATTMNGNFGFLTIQPDQMQTVNPILILILVPIMDSLIYPLISKCKLNFSPLKRMTVGMFFAALAFVAAGLIQLQIDQTLPQFPSNTEGQVKFINMINRTLDVRAGDNAFTLQPFTANDEYLTFDDSFLLDLGSNSNSTESLVDSNRTTSVIIQDGSIPRTIRFNDIKKKPEQGTNAIRFFNGFGSVLNVMSGDLTFGNITTNNMSLYVTLPQGLAEFSIKDTAGLEECVYKQELGFGSSFTLLIPPTFQFGQNCEQSIRSVMDIKPNTIHMAWQIPQYFLITVGEVVFSVTGLEFSYSQAPSNMKSVLQAGWLLTVAVGNIIVLIVAEAATLGDQWAEYILFASLLLLVCIIFAFMAHFYTYMDPAKIEAQFAQKEPEEKEKRKSVEMSRKDSVENRSKRRSSDSSSDEEEPKQTTF